A single genomic interval of Myxococcota bacterium harbors:
- a CDS encoding SDR family oxidoreductase produces MTGKTVLITGASAGIGKATASELAAQGARVALLCRDARKAEAARAEIRARTPNAAVDVVPLDLRDLASVRACARAVLDAYPRIDVLLNNAGVFPPTLRQTADGFEEQIGVNHLGHFLLTNLLLDRLTASAPARVVTVASMMHAGGAIDFASFRAPQRYNAMAAYRQSKLANILFSNELARRVSPERVTSNSLHPGGVATEIARDAAWWMRVGMRLVGASPEKGARTSVQLASDPALAKVTGKYFVSGREKAPDRAALDTGVAQKLWDESAKLVGLA; encoded by the coding sequence ATGACGGGAAAAACGGTGCTCATCACCGGCGCGAGCGCCGGCATCGGCAAGGCGACCGCAAGTGAGCTGGCTGCGCAGGGCGCGCGCGTCGCGCTCTTGTGCCGCGATGCACGGAAGGCGGAGGCGGCGCGGGCGGAGATCCGCGCGCGCACGCCCAACGCGGCCGTCGACGTGGTGCCGCTCGACCTGCGCGACCTGGCCTCGGTGCGCGCATGCGCGCGGGCCGTGCTCGACGCCTACCCGCGCATCGACGTGTTGCTGAACAACGCGGGCGTGTTCCCGCCGACGCTGCGCCAGACCGCCGACGGCTTCGAGGAACAGATCGGTGTGAATCACCTGGGTCACTTCCTGCTCACGAACCTCCTGCTCGACCGGCTCACGGCCAGCGCGCCCGCGCGCGTGGTCACCGTGGCGTCGATGATGCACGCCGGCGGGGCGATCGATTTCGCGAGCTTTCGTGCGCCGCAGCGCTACAACGCCATGGCGGCCTACCGGCAGTCGAAGCTCGCCAACATCCTGTTCTCGAACGAGCTCGCGCGGCGCGTGTCTCCCGAGCGGGTCACTTCGAACTCGCTGCACCCGGGCGGCGTCGCCACCGAGATCGCGCGCGACGCGGCCTGGTGGATGCGCGTCGGCATGCGGCTGGTCGGCGCGAGCCCCGAGAAGGGCGCGCGCACGAGCGTCCAGCTCGCCAGCGACCCGGCCCTGGCCAAGGTCACGGGGAAATACTTCGTGTCCGGCCGCGAGAAGGCACCCGACCGGGCGGCGCTCGACACCGGCGTGGCGCAGAAGCTCTGGGACGAGAGCGCGAAGCTCGTGGGCCTGGCCTGA
- a CDS encoding LLM class F420-dependent oxidoreductase, whose translation MRLGVFLPFATPIADGAFLRAVGEAAESAGFDSLWVAEHVVLFDEYASKYPYSADGKIPAGGSAGILEPFGALTYLAACTSRIRLGTGICLVPQRNPVYTAKEAASVDWLSNGRLDLGVGVGWLAEEFRAVAVPFERRGERCISYLQVMKSLWCDEVSQYKDEFYELPACRQYPKPVQKPHPPIHFGGESDAALRRVASIGQGWYGFNVEPEALGERVRTLEKFLARHGRRRSDVQITISPYLKEMNAAKLEAYKRAGADQVILFAMARDAAGAKARLHALAEEYLPLARKLQ comes from the coding sequence ATGAGACTCGGAGTGTTTCTGCCCTTCGCGACGCCGATCGCCGACGGTGCCTTCCTGCGCGCCGTGGGCGAGGCGGCCGAGAGCGCCGGCTTCGACTCGCTCTGGGTCGCGGAGCACGTGGTGCTGTTCGACGAGTACGCCTCGAAGTACCCGTACTCGGCCGACGGCAAGATCCCCGCGGGCGGCAGCGCCGGCATCCTCGAGCCGTTCGGCGCGCTGACCTATCTGGCCGCCTGCACGAGCCGGATCCGGCTCGGCACCGGCATCTGTCTGGTGCCGCAGCGCAACCCGGTCTACACCGCGAAGGAGGCGGCGAGCGTCGACTGGCTCTCGAACGGGCGGCTCGACCTGGGCGTGGGCGTGGGCTGGCTCGCCGAGGAGTTCCGCGCGGTGGCGGTGCCGTTCGAACGCCGTGGCGAGCGCTGTATCTCGTATCTCCAGGTCATGAAGAGCCTGTGGTGCGACGAAGTCTCCCAGTACAAGGACGAGTTCTACGAGCTGCCCGCCTGCCGCCAGTACCCCAAGCCCGTGCAGAAACCCCATCCGCCGATCCACTTCGGCGGCGAGAGCGACGCCGCGCTGCGGCGCGTGGCGTCGATCGGCCAGGGCTGGTACGGCTTCAACGTGGAGCCCGAGGCGCTGGGCGAGCGCGTGCGCACGCTCGAGAAGTTTCTCGCCCGGCACGGCCGGCGGCGCTCGGACGTGCAGATCACGATCTCGCCCTATCTCAAGGAGATGAACGCGGCCAAGCTCGAGGCGTACAAGCGCGCGGGCGCGGACCAGGTGATCCTGTTCGCGATGGCGCGCGACGCCGCAGGGGCGAAGGCTCGGCTCCACGCGCTCGCCGAGGAGTATCTCCCGCTCGCCCGCAAGCTCCAGTGA
- a CDS encoding nitroreductase/quinone reductase family protein produces MRTLLLAAAAALALSGCGGPLSWIPGGRLDGTLVAAPVTDWSFTDAVQKIQLETAPDDPYSVNVWCVAQADHLWITAGSHTNTWVKNLIADPRVRVRVGDQIYERLAVRVTDPLEAKLVVSLYDKKYHYDRDQGGFLGPMQFRLDPR; encoded by the coding sequence GTGAGAACCCTCCTTCTGGCCGCGGCAGCGGCGCTGGCGCTTTCGGGCTGCGGCGGGCCGCTGAGCTGGATCCCGGGCGGCCGTCTCGACGGCACGCTCGTCGCGGCGCCCGTGACGGACTGGTCGTTCACCGACGCGGTGCAGAAGATCCAGCTCGAGACGGCGCCCGACGACCCCTATTCGGTGAACGTGTGGTGCGTGGCCCAGGCCGATCACCTGTGGATCACCGCCGGGAGTCACACCAACACCTGGGTCAAGAACTTGATCGCCGACCCGCGCGTGCGCGTGCGCGTCGGCGACCAGATCTACGAGCGGCTCGCGGTGCGAGTCACCGATCCGCTCGAGGCCAAGCTCGTGGTGTCGCTCTACGACAAGAAGTACCACTACGATCGCGACCAGGGCGGCTTTCTCGGCCCGATGCAGTTCCGGCTGGACCCGCGCTGA